From the Lampris incognitus isolate fLamInc1 chromosome 6, fLamInc1.hap2, whole genome shotgun sequence genome, one window contains:
- the tmem138 gene encoding transmembrane protein 138 isoform X1 — MLQPSNYSLVLLIQLTLLAYDLFVNSFSELLRGAPVIQLVLFIIQDIAILFNIIIILLMMFNTYVFQVGLVSLLLERFRVLLVLSALYLTLSICFHCWIMNLRWMESNHFIWTDGLQVLFVFQRTGKWLISYIYRLIYLAIKLVMFLCLCAQLQCYIITSTNGRQNISETQGYMKTLCGYGMPLPELVNEDR; from the exons ATGCTTCAACCGAGTAACTACTCACTGGTGCTGTTGATCCAGCTGACACTGCTGGCTTATGACCTGTTTGTCAACTCCTTCAGTGAACTCCTGAGGGGAGCGCCTGTCATCCAGCTTGTGCTTTTCAT CATCCAGGACATCGCCATCTtgttcaacatcatcatcatcctgcTGATGATGTTCAACACCTACGTGTTCCAGGTGGGCCTGGTATCTCTGCTGCTGGAGCGTTTCAGGGTCCTGCTTGTGTTGTCTGCCCTCTACCTAACCCTCAGCATCTGCTTCCACTGCTGGATCATG aaccTAAGATGGATGGAGTCTAACCATTTCATATGGACAGATGGACTTCAAGTCCTCTTTGTTTTCCAGCGAACAGGTAAGTGGTTGATTAGCTACATTTACAGACTTATTTATCTGGCTATCAAATTGgtaatgtttttgtgtttgtgtgcacagctGCAGTGTTATATTATTACTTCTACAAACGGACGGCAGAATATCTCGGAGACCCAAGGCTATATGAAGACTCTCTGTGGTTACGGGATGCCTTTGCCCGAGCTCGTCAATGAAGACAGGTAG
- the tmem138 gene encoding transmembrane protein 138 isoform X2 yields MLQPSNYSLVLLIQLTLLAYDLFVNSFSELLRGAPVIQLVLFIIQDIAILFNIIIILLMMFNTYVFQVGLVSLLLERFRVLLVLSALYLTLSICFHCWIMNLRWMESNHFIWTDGLQVLFVFQRTAAVLYYYFYKRTAEYLGDPRLYEDSLWLRDAFARARQ; encoded by the exons ATGCTTCAACCGAGTAACTACTCACTGGTGCTGTTGATCCAGCTGACACTGCTGGCTTATGACCTGTTTGTCAACTCCTTCAGTGAACTCCTGAGGGGAGCGCCTGTCATCCAGCTTGTGCTTTTCAT CATCCAGGACATCGCCATCTtgttcaacatcatcatcatcctgcTGATGATGTTCAACACCTACGTGTTCCAGGTGGGCCTGGTATCTCTGCTGCTGGAGCGTTTCAGGGTCCTGCTTGTGTTGTCTGCCCTCTACCTAACCCTCAGCATCTGCTTCCACTGCTGGATCATG aaccTAAGATGGATGGAGTCTAACCATTTCATATGGACAGATGGACTTCAAGTCCTCTTTGTTTTCCAGCGAACAG ctGCAGTGTTATATTATTACTTCTACAAACGGACGGCAGAATATCTCGGAGACCCAAGGCTATATGAAGACTCTCTGTGGTTACGGGATGCCTTTGCCCGAGCTCGTCAATGA
- the cracr2b gene encoding EF-hand calcium-binding domain-containing protein 4A translates to MSNWLNDSEVLIGQGSGEAPPWSPRQRGIPSGSPRPGRGRGLLASPSTRESTVGTLQPETTGKAKELFLLCDKEGKGFITKRDMQRLQEELSMSPEQLEEVFESLDRENVGFLTAAEFKMGLGGLMGLEETPDQSQDEAEEDKGEVDWTQDPSAIRFLNTLVELGADKLFKDQWELCSLWCELQRERPELISVLEDILYHSASHLQDTLRERESLEQALRRRENEHDQAVRSLYEEMESQVREEKEKQLAQDNIRQWDKGQQLREELKMREQELESALDKHRELKSQIQLLTCELIDTKDRNQQQQSLNFHLQEQLETSREQLQTALAQLNHIHLNTAQEQAAQQRSVLKVSRNMQKEKDSLLRQLELLRDMNKRMRDEKDAHQSQKRSRHVRKTLQKKGSIIGNYLLQDMPVRSQLSPSSQWAENTGEMSKSFERHPPPHGVGCENTRASAQSGVAGPQRLFKVVLIGNSGVGKSCFIQRCCTGHFCSTLSATVGIDYQMKTVALGSTTVVLQLWDTAGQERFRSITQQYYRKADGIIVMYDITQSPSFTAVRGWMDLVQVGGWMEMSWTV, encoded by the exons ATGTCTAACTGGCTGAATGACAGTGAAGTGCTGATAGGCCAAGGGAGTGGAGAGGCACCCCCATGGAGCCCAAGACAACGGGGCATCCCATCTGGCAGTCCCCGGCCGGGACGAGGACGAGGCCTGCTGGCTTCACCCAGCACCAGGGAGTCAACCGTGGGAACTCTGCAGCCAGAAACCACGGGCAAGGCCAAAGAACTATTTTTGCTCTGTGATAAAGAGGGGAAAGGATTTATCACAAAGAGGGATATGCAG AGATTACAAGAAGAGTTATCCATGTCCCCTGAACAACTGGAAGAAGTGTTTGAGAGTCTCGACCGAGAGAATGTTGGATTCCTCACTGCTGCAGAGTTCAAGATGGGCCTTG GGGGGTTGATGGGGCTAGAAGAGACCCCGGATCAGAGTCAAGATGAGGCAGAAGAGGACAAGGGTGAGGTAGACTGGACCCAGGACCCCAGCGCAATCAGATTTTTAAACACACTGGTGGAGTTAGGTGCTGACAAGCTATTTAAAGA TCAGTGGGAGCTGTGTTCCTTGTGGTGTGAGctccagagagagagaccagagctAATAAGCGTCCTGGAGGACATCCTGTACCACTCCGCATCCCATCTCCAGGAcactctcagagagagagagagtttggagCAGGCTTTACGCAG ACGGGAGAATGAACATGATCAGGCTGTTAGATCCTTGTATGAAGAAATGGAAAGTCAAgtcagagaggagaaagagaagcaGCTGGCTCAG GACAATATTAGACAGTGGGACAAAGGGCAGCAACTGCGGGAGGAGCTGAAGATGCGGGAGCAGGAGCTGGAGAGTGCACTGGACAAGCACAGAGAG CTGAAGAGCCAGATCCAGCTGCTGACCTGTGAGCTGATAGACACCAAGGATCGAAACCAACAGCAGCAGAGCCTCAACTTCCATTTGCAGGAGcagctggagaccagcagagagcagctgcaGACGGCCCTGGCCCAGCTTAACCACATCCATCTCAACACTGCACAGGAACAAGCGGCCCAACAGAG AAGTGTGCTGAAGGTGTCGAGGAACATGCAGAAAGAAAAAGATAGTCTCTTAAGACAACTGGAACTATTGAG GGATATGAACAAAAGGATGCGCGATGAGAAAGATGCCCACCAGTCTCAGAAGAGG AGTCGGCACGTCAGAAAGACTTTGCAGAAGAAAGGTTCAATCATAGGAAACTACCTGCTCCAAGACATGCCAGTGAGAAG TCAGCTGAGTCCCTCTAGTCAGTGGGCGGAGAACACAGGAGAGATGTCAAAGTCATTCGAAAGACACCCACCACCACATGGCGTCGGGTGTGAAAACACCCGGGCCTCAGCTCAG AGCGGAGTTGCGGGTCCTCAGCGGCTATTCAAGGTGGTGCTCATTGGTAACTCAGGAGTGGGTAAAAGCTGCTTCATCCAGCGCTGCTGCACAGGCCACTTCTGCAGCACGCTAAGTGCAACAGTTG GTATTGATTACCAGATGAAGACTGTAGCCTTGGGATCCACCACCGTAGTCCTCCAGCTCTGGGACACTGCAGGACAGGAGAG GTTTCGTAGTATTACCCAGCAGTACTATCGTAAGGCTGACGGCATCATCGTCATGTACGACATAACACAATCCCCTTCCTTCACCGCTGTGAGGGGGTGGATGGACCTTGTgcaggtgggtgggtggatggagatGTCATGGACGGTTTGA